The Candidatus Dependentiae bacterium genome segment TAAGTATTAAAAACGTAGTTAACGGTTTATTTTTATTACCTACAGCACAAATAAGCAAGGGAGAGTTTGCATAACATCTTTTTGCATAAATACCTTCAGTCCACTGTAAAAATTTTGCTGTTATATACTGGCAATTCTTAATATAATAGTCATTTTTACCTAGAATTCCATTTTTATCATATATACCGTAGATAGCTGCTTGCTTTTGTACTTCTTCCTTGTCAGCATGAGCTCTTACTACTTCATTAAGAATAAATAAATAAGCTGCTTTTCTATCGGCAAATAAACTGTTAAAAATAGCTTTAGCAGCAGGTGTACCTATTGCAATAGCAGTACACGCTTTTACTCCAAGCTCAATTTCTGCCGTCTCTTCTTCGATAGAAGTGTAGGGTTCAAGTTCAAATTCAGTATTTGTATCAAGCACTTCACTATTATATTCATTATCATCTAGCGGAGATTTATCAAGAACAGCTAACATAGTATTTACTATCCTTAGCATCTTATTATAGAGAGTAATATGAGCTCTTTTATTAAAATCTTCATTACGCATAAAAATGTTGTATAACTCTTTACAACTATAAGCCAAATATCTTGTAGTACTCATCTGCTTACCCACTTCATCTGTTGCAGAAGGTATATAACTCTCAACCATATGTAACATTATTTTACTTTTAAGCTCATCTGGAAGCTTTGTAAGATAATTTACTCCATCACTTTGTTTATCCATACAATTAATGTTAATTAAAAAACTAAGAACTGAAGAAAAAACTAGAAACTTAAAAAAAGTATTTTTTGACACAGTAAACCTGACGCATTTAGTCTTTATATATTTATTTAATTGGACACTACGTTTACTAGCTTATAGTTTTGCCATAGGGGCTTATTTATAGTAAGTACGCGTTTTTATTATTTTTATTTTGTATTATTTATTATATATTAAATATAATAAATGTCAATTTTTACTTTTTAAAATCCAATTATAACTATAAAATACTTATAGATTTACTTCTTGATGAGAGTGAAGTAAGCGAAACTTATTGAAAGGTTATCTGAAAGCTTTGAAGGCTCAACTTATTTTTAACTTTAAAAATAATCTAGCATCTAGTTTAACAGCCTTAATTTACATTTTAAAGAATAAGAAAAGACGTTAATATTTGCGACAAAAGACAAAGGGCACCTTGATGCTCAAGCTCTCCTAGGTGCAAAAAAATATAACGTACATAGAACGATGCTGTTTTAGATCAGAAAAAGAGGAGCTTAAGCTCCTCTTGTAGTCAGAAAGTATTTTAAAGATTTTCTAAATAATCTTAAGATATAATGCAATAACCTCTATTACCTTTTTGCATTATGTTCTGGTAACGTATATCAAAATGGTTTTCTTGTATTTCTCTATCTAGATCGTTATAAAGAGACTGCAATTTTGCAACTGATTTTAAAGGGAGAGACAAATCATTTAAATAAGCATGTTCAGCAAGAATGAGAAAATAAACTTGTTCAAATGACAAATGTCGTACCACAGATTCTATTTCACACACTTTTATCAAATCTGGATTTG includes the following:
- a CDS encoding ankyrin repeat domain-containing protein produces the protein MDKQSDGVNYLTKLPDELKSKIMLHMVESYIPSATDEVGKQMSTTRYLAYSCKELYNIFMRNEDFNKRAHITLYNKMLRIVNTMLAVLDKSPLDDNEYNSEVLDTNTEFELEPYTSIEEETAEIELGVKACTAIAIGTPAAKAIFNSLFADRKAAYLFILNEVVRAHADKEEVQKQAAIYGIYDKNGILGKNDYYIKNCQYITAKFLQWTEGIYAKRCYANSPLLICAVGNKNKPLTTFLILMNTDITVQDQEGNTALTIIARDSEDKDIASLLIEKNIDINKANYQGFTALNYAVATSKFALAKLLIENGANYNNLPSESLEIGYPIETAFDFVARKSNQYPQENRWNELKDLMQSKNKDNNQWNELKDSRQSKNKDNKWSCIVQ